In a single window of the Gammaproteobacteria bacterium genome:
- a CDS encoding MFS transporter, whose translation MSSQPPLAASGAQAHEKTHWLGVTTLAGTLGLRMLGLFMVLPVLALYVERLPGGTALLVGLAMGIYGLTQAVLQLPMGWLSDRIGRKPVIVAGLLVFAAGSLLAWQAETAFWLVMGRALQGAGAISAVVTALVGDLTAPALRTRAMALIGISIGSAFLLAFIVGPLLASVFGVDGLFLLTALLATLSIVPLLWLVPDTVPAARSSDRRKGLRSGLMAGRAVMPEALMALLLHALLTAVFLVVPGLLVERLGLPVGQHGQVYAPIMLASLLPLGLLMLIQERLHSRLALGLGVVLLGLALGLWLLGGNWPVYAGLLCFFGGFNFVEAHLPARVSLRAEAATRGAAMGWYSTGQFAGAFVGGLGGGILLQHLDGASLLVAGILLTVLWLVALLVGQWRGRQADT comes from the coding sequence ATGTCATCCCAACCACCCTTGGCAGCATCCGGCGCGCAGGCGCATGAAAAAACCCATTGGCTCGGCGTTACCACGCTGGCGGGTACGCTGGGCCTGCGCATGCTGGGCCTGTTCATGGTGCTGCCCGTGCTGGCCTTGTACGTGGAGCGCCTGCCGGGCGGAACGGCCCTGCTGGTGGGGCTGGCGATGGGCATCTATGGCCTGACCCAGGCTGTCTTGCAGCTGCCGATGGGCTGGCTGTCCGACCGTATCGGGCGCAAGCCCGTGATCGTCGCTGGCCTGTTGGTGTTCGCCGCCGGGAGCCTGCTGGCATGGCAGGCGGAAACCGCCTTCTGGCTGGTGATGGGTCGTGCCCTGCAGGGTGCAGGCGCCATTTCGGCCGTCGTAACAGCCCTGGTGGGAGACCTGACCGCACCGGCGCTGCGGACCCGCGCCATGGCCCTGATCGGCATATCCATCGGTTCGGCCTTCCTGCTCGCGTTTATCGTAGGGCCCTTGCTGGCCAGCGTATTTGGCGTAGACGGCCTGTTCCTGCTGACCGCCCTGCTGGCAACCCTCAGTATCGTGCCCTTGCTCTGGCTGGTGCCGGATACCGTGCCGGCCGCGCGGTCCTCTGACCGGCGCAAGGGCCTTAGAAGCGGGCTCATGGCGGGCAGGGCGGTCATGCCGGAGGCACTGATGGCCCTGCTGCTGCATGCCTTGCTGACCGCTGTGTTCCTGGTCGTCCCGGGCCTGCTGGTCGAGCGACTGGGATTGCCGGTGGGGCAGCATGGCCAGGTTTATGCACCGATCATGCTGGCCTCCCTGTTGCCGCTCGGCCTCCTCATGCTGATCCAGGAACGTCTTCATTCCCGGCTGGCGCTGGGCCTTGGCGTGGTGTTGCTGGGCCTGGCCCTGGGCTTGTGGTTGCTCGGCGGCAACTGGCCGGTCTATGCCGGCCTGCTGTGCTTCTTCGGCGGATTCAACTTCGTCGAGGCCCACCTTCCGGCGCGGGTCAGCCTGCGGGCTGAAGCGGCCACGCGGGGCGCTGCCATGGGCTGGTATTCCACCGGGCAGTTTGCCGGGGCTTTCGTGGGCGGCCTCGGTGGTGGAATCCTGCTGCAACACCTCGACGGGGCCTCGCTGCTGGTGGCCGGCATCCTGCTGACCGTGCTGTGGCTGGTGGCACTGCTTGTCGGGCAATGGAGAGGCCGCCAGGCCGACACCTGA
- the ssb gene encoding single-stranded DNA-binding protein, giving the protein MARGINKVILVGNLGADPETRYSANGNAVTKIRVATSDQWKDKQTGEQQERTEWHRITAFGRLAEIMGEYLKKGSQVYIEGKLQTSSYEKEGQTHYSTDIICNEMQMLGGRGGSGGGDFGGGGARPQSSPSSKPAPASGGSDFDDDIPF; this is encoded by the coding sequence ATGGCAAGGGGAATCAACAAGGTCATTCTCGTCGGCAACCTGGGCGCAGATCCGGAGACGCGGTATTCCGCCAATGGCAATGCTGTCACCAAGATCCGGGTGGCAACGTCCGACCAGTGGAAGGACAAGCAGACCGGCGAGCAGCAGGAGCGCACCGAGTGGCACAGGATTACGGCGTTCGGCCGCCTTGCCGAGATCATGGGCGAGTACCTCAAGAAGGGTTCCCAGGTCTATATCGAAGGCAAGCTGCAGACCTCCAGCTACGAGAAGGAAGGCCAGACGCATTACTCGACCGACATCATCTGCAATGAAATGCAGATGCTGGGTGGTCGCGGCGGCTCGGGCGGTGGTGACTTTGGCGGCGGCGGTGCCCGTCCGCAGTCCTCTCCTTCGAGCAAGCCGGCGCCGGCAAGCGGTGGTTCCGATTTCGACGATGACATTCCCTTCTGA